A portion of the Mycoplasmopsis mustelae genome contains these proteins:
- the recA gene encoding recombinase RecA, translating into MENNKDIISTTIHQIEKKFGKESIMLLGDVPDLAIETFSTGSITLDTLLGGGYPKGRIIEIYGPESCGKTTLSLHAVAEVQKLGGVAAFIDAEHSIDPLFAQKIGVDVNNLILSQPDSGEQAMEIVDILAKTGNIDLIVVDSVAALVPEAELNGEMTDQQIGAQARLMSKALRKITGNLNKNKTTIIFINQIREKVGVIFGNPETTPGGRALKFYSSIRVEVRKGQAIVEDKEIIGAEIKFKVVKNKIAPPYKTGQSEFYFDKGIDRVGEIIDLATDKEILDKKGAWYGYNGQNIAQGKKNLRDYLLTNSEIYHEIYNKVKEFSKH; encoded by the coding sequence ATGGAAAATAATAAAGATATCATTTCTACTACGATTCATCAAATAGAAAAAAAATTTGGTAAAGAATCAATTATGTTGTTAGGAGATGTTCCTGATTTAGCGATTGAAACTTTTAGCACAGGTAGTATTACTTTAGATACCTTATTAGGTGGAGGTTATCCGAAAGGACGCATTATCGAAATTTATGGACCTGAAAGTTGTGGAAAGACAACGCTTTCTTTGCATGCAGTTGCAGAAGTTCAAAAATTAGGTGGGGTTGCGGCATTTATAGATGCTGAGCATTCAATTGATCCTTTGTTTGCTCAAAAAATTGGAGTAGATGTTAATAATTTAATACTTTCACAACCTGACAGCGGAGAACAAGCGATGGAAATAGTTGATATTTTAGCTAAAACAGGAAATATCGACTTAATTGTTGTTGATAGTGTTGCAGCGTTAGTGCCTGAGGCTGAATTAAATGGAGAAATGACTGACCAACAAATTGGAGCGCAGGCTCGCCTTATGTCGAAAGCATTACGTAAAATTACTGGAAATTTAAATAAAAATAAAACTACAATTATTTTTATTAATCAGATTAGAGAAAAAGTAGGTGTAATTTTTGGTAACCCTGAAACAACACCAGGAGGTCGTGCTTTAAAATTTTATTCAAGTATTCGTGTAGAAGTTCGCAAAGGACAAGCAATTGTTGAAGATAAAGAAATAATTGGTGCAGAAATTAAATTTAAAGTGGTTAAAAATAAAATAGCACCTCCATACAAAACTGGTCAAAGCGAATTTTACTTTGACAAAGGAATTGATAGAGTAGGAGAAATTATCGATTTAGCAACAGATAAAGAAATTTTAGATAAAAAAGGTGCTTGATATGGATATAACGGACAAAATATTGCACAAGGTAAAAAGAATTTAAGAGATTATTTATTAACTAATTCTGAGATATATCATGAAATATATAATAAAGTAAAAGAATTTAGTAAGCATTAA
- the ffh gene encoding signal recognition particle protein codes for MLGFLEKRMQKALEKVQKKVTLNEVDILEITRDIKMGLLEADVNLQVVKEFINKVKEKALTEKIIGQLNPSQHFIKILHTELVEILGGKVKEFQINKKTYVIMMCGLQGSGKTTSAAKLAYWFRKKKMVQKPLVVAADIYRPAAVEQLVTLAKNIQIDYHQEGVDKSADEIVKNALKVARENDNDLIIIDTAGRLSIDEKLMDELRRLKKICNPDDILFVTDALSGQDIINVAKTFHENLKLNGTIITKLDSDARGGAALSLRYILNLPIRFIGTGEKTSNLDLFYPERMADRILGMGDVMTLIEKAQDVIDEDKATKMFHKIFSGNFTLDDLLEQIKQVKNLGKFSKILKMLPGNLSAKVSEDQLDKAEEKMYVYQILISSMTKRERQNPKLLRQASRKERVLKGSGRNAQEFNKLLADFDAMVKRMSDMAKSFKSGGGIGGLGGFGL; via the coding sequence ATGTTAGGTTTTTTAGAAAAGAGAATGCAAAAAGCACTAGAAAAAGTGCAAAAAAAGGTCACTTTAAACGAAGTTGATATTTTAGAAATTACTCGCGATATTAAAATGGGGCTATTAGAAGCCGACGTTAATTTACAAGTTGTTAAAGAATTTATCAATAAAGTCAAAGAAAAAGCTTTGACTGAAAAAATTATTGGACAATTAAATCCGTCACAACACTTTATTAAAATTTTACACACTGAATTAGTTGAGATTTTAGGTGGAAAAGTTAAAGAATTTCAGATTAATAAAAAAACGTATGTTATTATGATGTGTGGTTTGCAAGGGTCTGGTAAAACTACTTCAGCAGCAAAATTAGCATATTGATTTAGAAAGAAAAAAATGGTTCAAAAACCTTTAGTCGTTGCTGCTGATATCTACCGTCCGGCCGCAGTTGAACAATTGGTGACATTAGCTAAAAATATCCAAATCGACTACCACCAAGAGGGAGTTGATAAAAGTGCCGATGAAATTGTTAAAAATGCTTTAAAGGTTGCAAGAGAAAATGATAATGATTTAATTATCATTGATACTGCTGGTCGTTTATCAATTGATGAAAAATTAATGGATGAATTGCGTAGATTAAAGAAAATTTGCAATCCGGATGATATTTTATTTGTAACTGACGCATTAAGTGGTCAGGATATTATTAATGTGGCTAAAACTTTCCATGAAAATCTTAAATTAAACGGAACCATTATAACTAAGTTAGATTCAGATGCCCGAGGCGGCGCTGCATTGAGCTTAAGATATATCTTAAATCTGCCAATCAGATTTATTGGTACTGGTGAAAAAACATCAAATTTAGATCTCTTTTATCCTGAACGTATGGCAGATAGAATTTTAGGTATGGGTGATGTGATGACCTTAATTGAAAAAGCTCAAGATGTTATCGATGAAGATAAAGCAACCAAGATGTTTCATAAGATTTTTAGTGGAAACTTTACTTTAGATGATTTATTAGAGCAAATTAAACAAGTAAAAAACCTTGGTAAGTTCTCTAAAATCTTAAAAATGCTTCCCGGTAATCTCTCTGCAAAAGTAAGCGAAGATCAATTAGATAAAGCCGAAGAGAAAATGTATGTCTATCAAATTTTAATCTCTTCAATGACTAAACGTGAACGTCAAAATCCCAAACTGTTAAGACAAGCATCTCGCAAAGAAAGAGTTTTAAAAGGTAGCGGCCGTAATGCTCAAGAATTTAATAAATTATTAGCAGATTTTGATGCAATGGTAAAAAGAATGAGCGATATGGCTAAATCATTTAAAAGTGGTGGTGGTATAGGTGGTCTTGGCGGATTTGGATTATAA
- a CDS encoding RluA family pseudouridine synthase has translation MIYLIVEYQERIDKYIANNSEISRNDIKELIDQRVVYVDGVLVNKSKFMVREGQHIKILKVLDKTLHVEPEEMQLDIVYDDEYLSVINKPSGLVVHPSPGHISGTLVNGLLYHFKNNLSDKNGLLRPGIVHRIDKDTSGLLIIAKNNQIHQLLSEKFVTHQINRKYLAICDGIIENKKMLLNLPIGRSNIDRQKMTITNINSKPAITHINLLKTFYIDSMPKSLVQCELETGRTHQIRVHLKYIGNPVYGDPVYGKAIDDNGQRLHAYKLEFEHPITKQYLEFYSKPGDKFRVAEFNFEKFIQEHETKGNND, from the coding sequence ATGATATATTTAATCGTAGAATATCAAGAAAGGATAGATAAATATATAGCAAATAATTCAGAAATATCACGTAATGATATTAAAGAATTAATTGATCAAAGAGTGGTATATGTTGATGGTGTTTTAGTTAATAAATCTAAATTTATGGTGCGAGAAGGTCAACACATTAAGATATTAAAAGTTTTAGATAAAACTCTTCATGTAGAACCTGAAGAAATGCAATTAGATATTGTTTATGATGACGAGTATTTAAGCGTTATTAATAAACCGTCTGGTTTAGTAGTACATCCGTCGCCCGGACATATTTCAGGGACATTAGTAAATGGATTACTATATCATTTTAAAAATAATCTATCAGATAAAAATGGATTATTAAGACCCGGAATAGTACACCGAATTGATAAGGATACTAGCGGCTTATTAATTATTGCCAAAAATAATCAAATACATCAGTTGTTATCTGAAAAATTTGTGACACATCAAATTAATCGTAAATATCTTGCAATATGTGATGGAATTATTGAAAATAAAAAAATGTTGTTAAATTTACCGATTGGTCGCTCTAATATAGATCGTCAAAAAATGACAATTACTAATATTAATTCTAAACCAGCAATTACACATATTAATTTGCTAAAAACTTTTTATATAGATTCAATGCCAAAATCTTTAGTTCAATGTGAATTGGAAACCGGAAGAACTCACCAGATCAGAGTGCACTTAAAATACATTGGAAATCCAGTTTATGGAGATCCAGTATATGGAAAAGCAATTGATGACAACGGACAACGCTTGCATGCTTATAAATTGGAATTCGAACATCCTATAACTAAACAATATTTAGAGTTTTATAGCAAACCGGGTGACAAATTTCGGGTAGCAGAATTTAATTTTGAAAAATTTATTCAAGAACACGAAACGAAAGGAAATAATGATTAA
- a CDS encoding ABC transporter permease family protein produces the protein MYKKFLKDVLKIFLILLLVFLILFPIYILIVTAFLSNSSVTNHNFALYFKEWNYQNFNFFANAEFWNAILISFESAFILMLIRLLTYTLFAIGLSRFPNKFKKIIWIIVLIFSFTPEFAIYLSLNKLLNDLLLANTLTPLSLITNSIFSYFFMYNLFIHYEKAKQKYQKLIVVDNLSIWQKIYLVYWKEMKEFYLLLIIFSFVSVWNDFLWPNYLLSSTSKKTVGIWFRQIGPIPTGGYFINIQSAGALVVIALPLLIYFIFSRKIVKSI, from the coding sequence ATGTATAAAAAATTCCTAAAAGATGTTTTAAAAATATTTCTAATATTATTACTAGTATTTCTTATCTTATTCCCAATTTACATTTTAATAGTCACTGCTTTTTTATCAAATTCATCAGTAACCAACCATAATTTTGCATTATATTTCAAGGAGTGAAATTATCAGAATTTTAATTTTTTTGCTAATGCAGAATTTTGAAATGCAATTTTAATATCATTTGAAAGTGCATTCATTTTAATGTTAATTAGATTATTAACATATACTCTATTCGCTATAGGTTTATCTAGATTTCCTAATAAATTTAAAAAGATAATTTGAATCATTGTATTAATATTTTCTTTTACACCCGAATTTGCCATATATTTATCTTTAAATAAATTATTAAATGATTTGCTTTTAGCTAATACATTAACTCCATTATCATTGATTACTAATAGTATCTTTTCATATTTTTTTATGTATAACTTATTTATACATTACGAAAAAGCAAAACAAAAATACCAAAAACTTATTGTAGTAGATAATTTAAGTATATGACAAAAAATTTATTTAGTTTATTGAAAAGAAATGAAAGAATTTTATCTTTTATTAATTATATTTAGCTTTGTATCAGTATGAAACGACTTTTTATGACCCAACTATTTATTAAGTAGCACAAGCAAAAAAACAGTCGGTATTTGATTCAGACAAATCGGTCCTATACCAACCGGTGGTTATTTTATTAATATTCAATCAGCAGGTGCCTTAGTAGTTATTGCTCTGCCATTATTAATTTATTTTATTTTTTCTCGTAAAATTGTTAAATCAATCTAG
- a CDS encoding sugar ABC transporter permease yields MKKLKISINKENVKKYTVASLYLLPLFVLLFIFYIYPIISIINKSFITFPSETKRTIYEYGITNYIKVFNDPNFKIALSNSTFLFFVPTLISLILSVIFAYLISSMIFIRTKNFFLKLIYSQFFISGFTVGLAFILLFGQENLFFKLFNSNKSFLYGDNRLSIKFYMLIFQLWRSIPFNIVVFSFIFSRVNEKYKKLMKVDNLKFWDKFKHLYYKEFRKSFILIIYTNIIFSFLMYPGTIITEERIQIVGAHTFASYILSLIKPFAGALTVDYNKAYAASLIVILYLLFLFLVSWLTIYLFKFSFKYIVIKLQREKGFNYV; encoded by the coding sequence ATGAAGAAATTGAAAATCAGTATCAATAAAGAAAATGTAAAAAAATATACTGTCGCATCTTTATATTTATTACCACTATTTGTTCTATTGTTTATTTTTTATATTTATCCAATAATAAGTATTATTAATAAATCTTTTATAACTTTTCCTAGCGAGACAAAACGAACAATTTATGAGTACGGAATTACTAATTATATAAAGGTATTTAATGATCCAAATTTTAAAATAGCATTATCAAACTCCACTTTTTTGTTCTTTGTTCCTACTCTTATATCTTTAATTTTGTCAGTTATTTTCGCTTATTTAATTAGTTCAATGATTTTCATTAGAACAAAAAATTTTTTCTTAAAGTTAATTTATTCTCAATTCTTTATTTCGGGCTTTACTGTTGGTCTAGCATTTATTTTATTATTTGGCCAAGAAAATCTCTTTTTTAAATTATTTAATTCAAATAAAAGTTTTTTATACGGAGACAATCGATTAAGTATTAAATTTTATATGTTAATTTTTCAGCTTTGGAGATCGATCCCTTTTAATATTGTAGTTTTCAGTTTTATCTTTAGCAGAGTTAATGAAAAATATAAAAAATTAATGAAGGTTGATAATCTAAAATTCTGAGATAAATTTAAACATTTATACTATAAAGAGTTTCGAAAATCTTTTATTCTAATAATTTATACTAACATCATCTTTTCTTTTTTAATGTATCCAGGTACAATAATAACAGAAGAAAGAATACAAATTGTAGGTGCACATACATTTGCATCTTATATTCTTTCATTAATCAAACCATTCGCCGGTGCCCTAACCGTTGACTATAACAAAGCTTATGCGGCTAGTTTGATTGTAATTTTATATTTACTATTTTTATTTTTAGTGAGCTGACTTACAATCTACTTATTTAAGTTTTCTTTCAAGTATATCGTAATTAAATTACAAAGGGAAAAAGGGTTTAATTATGTATAA
- a CDS encoding TIGR00282 family metallophosphoesterase, which yields MEIKVLFLGDIFGLPGIITVEKYLPKLIKEYQVDFVIAQGENVSGRKGLSVEDYQRLKNAGINCFTMGNHVWANDGIYQIIENDDIIRPYNVDADYPGDGSKVFQIKNKTLRVSSFMGQSFNELLKPWHQQYADSFIYSFDNLYFTKNKTDFHFIDFHAETTSEKYVFGLYVDGKVDAICGTHTHVQTNDAHRLPKGTLYISDVGMVGPIDSAIGVRPNEVMSKMLDEEKKGKFIVSDNNTQINAVLLTLKSNGIINKENKIQVINIFDIDIYAKKDPIL from the coding sequence ATGGAAATTAAGGTTTTATTCTTAGGTGACATTTTTGGACTTCCTGGAATAATTACAGTTGAAAAATACTTACCAAAGCTGATTAAAGAATATCAAGTTGATTTTGTTATTGCTCAAGGAGAGAATGTTAGTGGTCGAAAAGGTTTAAGTGTTGAAGATTACCAACGTTTGAAGAACGCAGGAATTAATTGTTTTACTATGGGAAATCATGTTTGGGCCAATGACGGAATCTATCAAATTATAGAAAATGATGATATCATCCGTCCTTATAATGTTGATGCAGATTATCCTGGCGATGGAAGTAAAGTGTTTCAAATTAAAAATAAAACTTTACGTGTCTCTTCTTTTATGGGTCAAAGTTTTAATGAATTATTAAAACCATGACATCAACAATATGCAGATTCATTTATTTATAGTTTCGATAATTTATATTTTACTAAAAATAAAACTGATTTTCATTTTATAGATTTTCATGCTGAAACTACAAGTGAAAAATATGTTTTTGGTTTATACGTGGATGGAAAAGTTGATGCAATTTGTGGAACTCACACTCACGTTCAAACTAATGATGCGCATAGATTGCCAAAAGGAACTTTATATATTTCAGATGTAGGAATGGTTGGACCAATTGATTCGGCTATTGGTGTTCGTCCAAATGAAGTAATGTCTAAGATGTTAGATGAAGAAAAGAAGGGTAAATTTATTGTAAGTGATAATAATACTCAAATTAACGCAGTTTTATTAACGCTAAAAAGCAATGGAATTATCAATAAAGAAAATAAGATTCAAGTAATTAATATTTTTGATATAGATATTTATGCTAAAAAGGATCCAATTTTATAA